From one Burkholderia pyrrocinia genomic stretch:
- a CDS encoding SDR family oxidoreductase has translation MKGISGGARKAAIVFGGARGIGAAIARRLAADGADVAFTYVSAPERAQETAAAIEVTGRAALAIRADSANADAIRQAVAQAVGRFGRLDVVVVNAGILKLGDVAEVSVDDLDRMLAVNVRGVFLAVQAGAAHLTHGGRIVTIGSNTAVRSGHPGSSVYSMTKAAVAVMVKGIAVDLAPRGITINNVQPGPVETDMTADHLDRIRPLIPLQRAGSPDEIASLVAWLASAESGYMTGSSLTIDGGMAL, from the coding sequence ATGAAAGGCATTTCCGGCGGCGCGCGCAAGGCTGCAATCGTATTCGGCGGGGCGCGCGGGATTGGCGCGGCCATCGCCCGGCGGCTCGCGGCCGATGGCGCGGATGTCGCATTCACCTATGTCTCGGCGCCCGAGCGCGCGCAGGAAACTGCTGCCGCGATCGAGGTGACCGGGCGGGCTGCGCTGGCAATCCGGGCCGACAGCGCGAACGCGGACGCGATCCGCCAGGCCGTTGCGCAGGCGGTCGGGCGCTTCGGGCGGCTCGATGTCGTCGTGGTCAATGCGGGCATCCTGAAGCTGGGCGATGTGGCCGAGGTCAGCGTCGACGATCTCGACCGGATGCTGGCGGTCAACGTGCGGGGCGTGTTCCTGGCCGTCCAGGCCGGCGCCGCGCACCTGACGCACGGCGGCCGCATCGTCACGATCGGCAGCAACACGGCTGTGCGCAGCGGGCATCCGGGGTCGAGCGTCTATTCGATGACGAAGGCCGCGGTGGCCGTGATGGTCAAGGGCATCGCCGTCGACCTCGCGCCGCGCGGGATCACGATCAACAACGTACAGCCGGGGCCGGTCGAGACCGACATGACGGCCGATCACCTCGACCGGATTCGCCCGCTGATTCCGCTGCAGCGGGCCGGCAGCCCGGACGAGATCGCATCGCTGGTTGCGTGGCTCGCGAGTGCCGAATCGGGATACATGACGGGATCGAGCTTGACGATCGACGGCGGGATGGCGTTATAG
- a CDS encoding TetR/AcrR family transcriptional regulator, with product MVRPREFDRDEALERALRVFWEKGYAATSTDDLLSAMQIGRQSLYNAFGDKRRLYVEALERYQSDSVSGHVARLTAPASAIAGIVALLLGVIAGNAAERVLGCMGVNAICEFGTADPELVELREKAGAVLLKQVVARVREGQDAGEIDRAVDAREAASFILTTMQGLQLGARAGAKLQALRATAEFAADRLRAH from the coding sequence ATGGTGAGACCACGTGAATTCGATCGGGACGAGGCACTGGAGCGCGCGTTGCGCGTGTTCTGGGAGAAGGGTTATGCCGCGACGTCCACTGACGACCTGCTGAGTGCGATGCAGATCGGCAGGCAGAGCCTCTACAACGCGTTCGGCGACAAGCGCAGGCTGTACGTCGAAGCGCTCGAACGCTACCAGTCGGACAGCGTGTCGGGCCACGTCGCACGTTTGACGGCGCCAGCGTCCGCGATCGCGGGTATCGTGGCACTGCTGCTCGGCGTGATCGCCGGCAACGCGGCCGAGCGCGTGCTCGGCTGCATGGGTGTCAATGCGATCTGCGAATTCGGCACGGCCGATCCCGAGCTGGTCGAGCTGCGCGAGAAAGCCGGCGCGGTGCTGCTCAAGCAGGTCGTCGCGCGCGTCCGCGAAGGGCAGGACGCGGGCGAGATCGACCGCGCGGTCGATGCGCGCGAGGCCGCGAGTTTCATCCTGACGACGATGCAGGGTCTCCAGCTCGGCGCGCGTGCCGGGGCGAAACTGCAGGCGTTGCGTGCGACCGCCGAATTCGCGGCCGATCGCCTCAGGGCGCACTGA
- a CDS encoding DNA polymerase II — translation MTAFEQGFILTRHWRDTATGIEIEFWLATEHGPRRVRLRPQEAVAFIPAEQQALAERALAGERDAELRPLALRDFRRRPVVGLYCRRYRHLSGLQKRLAAAGVDVYEADVQPPDRYAMERFITACVQFRGQPGNDNTLTGGELKPATGYRPALRCVSLDIETSVHGELYSIALEGCGQRQVYMLGPPNGDADANAVDFRLDYCDSRPAMLARLNDWFDEHDPDAVIGWNLVQFDLRILHAHAEQYGVPLKLGRGGSVLDWRAHGQQPDHFFAGAAGRLILDGIDMLKSATWTFPSFSLEYVSQALLGEGKSIDNPYQRMDEIQRRFDHDKPALARYNLKDCELVTRIFDKADLLSFALERASVTGLAADRTGGSVAAFTHLYLPRMHRLGYVAPNLGDVTGQNSPGGFVMDSRPGLYDSVLVFDYKSLYPSIIRTFLIDPVGLIEGLANPGDDASVPGFLGARFSRTAHCLPDVVRRVWEGRDDAKRQRNAPLSQALKIIMNSFYGVLGSTGCRFFDPRLASSITMRGHEIMHRTRELIEARGYEVIYGDTDSTFVWLGRAHDDDEAGAKGRALVEHVNRWWHAHLRDRFGLESALELQYERHYRRFLMPTVRGAEEGSKKRYAGLAATADGGEDLVFKGLETVRTDWTPLAQQFQRELYRRVFRREPYQEFIRDTVQRTLAGEFDDQLVYRKRVRRPLREYERNVPPHVRAARIADEFNQAQGRPLQYQRGGWISYVMTTAGPEPLETMRSPIDYAFYLSRQLQPVADAILPFLRDDFERVISGQGQLFGD, via the coding sequence TTGACTGCGTTCGAGCAGGGTTTCATCCTTACCCGCCACTGGCGGGACACCGCGACCGGTATCGAGATCGAGTTCTGGCTGGCAACCGAGCACGGTCCGCGCCGCGTGCGGTTGCGCCCGCAGGAAGCCGTCGCGTTCATCCCGGCCGAGCAGCAGGCGCTCGCCGAACGCGCGCTGGCCGGCGAACGCGATGCCGAGTTGCGCCCGCTCGCGCTGCGCGACTTCCGCCGGCGCCCGGTCGTCGGCCTCTATTGCCGGCGCTATCGCCATCTGTCCGGGCTCCAGAAGCGCCTCGCGGCGGCCGGCGTCGATGTCTACGAAGCCGACGTGCAGCCGCCCGACCGCTACGCGATGGAGCGCTTCATCACGGCATGCGTGCAGTTTCGCGGCCAGCCCGGCAACGACAACACGCTGACCGGCGGCGAGCTGAAGCCCGCGACCGGCTATCGCCCGGCGCTGCGCTGCGTGTCGCTCGACATCGAAACCAGCGTCCACGGCGAGTTGTATTCGATCGCGCTCGAAGGCTGCGGGCAACGACAGGTCTACATGCTCGGGCCGCCGAACGGCGACGCCGACGCGAACGCCGTCGACTTCCGCCTCGACTACTGCGACAGCCGGCCCGCGATGCTCGCGCGGCTCAACGACTGGTTCGACGAACACGATCCCGACGCGGTGATCGGCTGGAATCTCGTGCAGTTCGACCTGCGCATCCTGCACGCGCACGCGGAGCAATACGGCGTGCCGCTGAAGCTCGGGCGCGGCGGCAGCGTGCTCGACTGGCGCGCGCACGGCCAGCAGCCCGACCACTTCTTCGCGGGCGCGGCCGGCCGCCTGATCCTCGACGGCATCGACATGCTGAAATCGGCGACGTGGACGTTCCCGTCGTTCAGCCTCGAATACGTGTCGCAAGCGCTGCTCGGCGAAGGCAAGTCGATCGACAACCCGTACCAGCGGATGGACGAGATCCAGCGCCGCTTCGACCACGACAAGCCGGCGCTCGCGCGCTACAACCTGAAGGACTGCGAGCTCGTCACGCGTATCTTCGACAAGGCCGACCTGCTGTCCTTCGCGCTCGAACGCGCGAGCGTCACGGGGCTCGCGGCCGATCGCACCGGCGGCTCGGTCGCGGCCTTCACGCACCTGTACCTGCCGCGCATGCACCGGCTCGGCTATGTCGCGCCGAACCTCGGCGACGTGACGGGACAGAACAGCCCCGGCGGCTTCGTGATGGATTCGCGCCCCGGCCTGTACGACTCCGTGCTCGTGTTCGACTACAAGAGCCTCTATCCGTCGATCATCCGCACGTTCCTGATCGATCCCGTCGGGCTGATCGAAGGGCTCGCGAACCCCGGCGACGACGCATCGGTGCCCGGCTTTCTCGGTGCGCGCTTCTCGCGCACCGCGCACTGCCTGCCCGATGTCGTGCGCCGCGTATGGGAAGGTCGCGACGACGCGAAGCGGCAGCGCAACGCGCCGTTGTCGCAGGCGCTGAAGATCATCATGAACTCGTTCTACGGCGTGCTCGGCTCGACGGGCTGCCGCTTCTTCGACCCGCGCCTTGCATCGTCGATCACGATGCGCGGCCACGAGATCATGCACCGCACGCGCGAGCTGATCGAAGCGCGGGGCTACGAAGTGATCTATGGCGATACCGATTCGACGTTCGTGTGGCTCGGCCGCGCGCACGACGACGACGAAGCCGGCGCCAAGGGCCGCGCGCTCGTCGAGCATGTGAACCGCTGGTGGCACGCGCACCTGCGCGACCGCTTCGGGCTCGAAAGCGCACTGGAGCTGCAGTACGAGCGGCATTACCGGCGATTCCTGATGCCGACCGTGCGCGGCGCGGAGGAAGGCAGCAAGAAGCGCTACGCGGGCCTCGCGGCGACGGCCGACGGCGGCGAGGACCTCGTCTTCAAGGGGCTCGAAACGGTGCGCACCGACTGGACGCCGCTCGCGCAGCAGTTCCAGCGCGAGCTGTACCGCCGCGTGTTCAGGCGCGAGCCGTACCAGGAGTTCATTCGCGACACCGTGCAACGCACGCTCGCCGGCGAATTCGACGACCAGCTCGTCTATCGCAAGCGCGTGCGCCGGCCGCTGCGCGAGTATGAGCGCAACGTGCCGCCGCATGTGCGTGCGGCACGGATCGCCGACGAGTTCAACCAGGCTCAGGGCCGGCCGCTGCAGTACCAGCGCGGCGGCTGGATCAGCTACGTGATGACGACGGCCGGCCCCGAGCCGCTCGAAACGATGCGCTCGCCGATCGACTATGCGTTCTACCTGAGCCGCCAGTTGCAGCCCGTCGCCGATGCGATCCTGCCGTTCCTGCGCGACGATTTCGAACGCGTGATCTCCGGGCAGGGGCAGTTGTTCGGCGACTGA
- a CDS encoding DUF4148 domain-containing protein, whose translation MKSIIVTIAAVAATATALLAAPAASYAQSSHSTLTRAQVRQELLDLESVGYEPIAGDGDNYPGDIVAAQERLAAKRVAKRKSAEAAYGSTGAAGTDSGAPAVATVKR comes from the coding sequence GTGAAATCCATCATCGTCACCATCGCAGCTGTCGCCGCTACCGCCACCGCTCTTCTCGCCGCACCGGCCGCGTCGTACGCGCAGTCGTCGCACTCGACGCTCACGCGTGCACAAGTACGCCAGGAACTGCTCGACCTCGAATCGGTCGGCTACGAGCCGATCGCCGGCGACGGCGACAACTATCCGGGCGACATCGTCGCCGCGCAGGAGCGCCTGGCCGCCAAGCGCGTCGCCAAACGCAAGAGCGCCGAAGCGGCCTACGGGTCGACCGGCGCAGCGGGCACGGATTCGGGCGCGCCGGCGGTTGCGACGGTGAAGCGATAA
- a CDS encoding J domain-containing protein, translated as MTARRGAAVVIAPSHETASLSKAQKTFNTLVKQIEKRRERLGAWEAVMPVFQKKFVDGLLPLEQASTALRIRLLHRLDDAFLQKGLSKAEQRTLSGLIADMARDLLDFSDDAQLKVIYNRHAASGDDDRAAADRAPTKQASEPTPAAEPADDLDTLSPDELVERMQAELDEQFRRDMADHEAREAQRAKRKKAPRQSAAAAKREAEQAESSKSIREVYRKLASALHPDRATDPQEQDRKTVLMQRVNQAYAKGNLLQLLELQLEIEQIDRRAIAGLGEDRLTRYNGILEEQIRELDQEILHVETGFRRTYGIASSVKLAPDTVVRMLTRDITGMQRSNHDLTVALREFDDPEKVRDWLKDMKRRPASSRFDDDPF; from the coding sequence ATGACCGCACGTCGCGGAGCCGCGGTCGTCATCGCGCCAAGCCACGAGACAGCCAGCCTGTCGAAAGCCCAGAAGACGTTCAATACGCTCGTCAAGCAAATCGAAAAGCGGCGCGAACGTCTCGGTGCGTGGGAAGCCGTCATGCCGGTCTTCCAGAAAAAATTCGTCGACGGGTTGTTGCCGCTCGAACAGGCGTCGACGGCGTTGCGGATCAGATTGCTCCATCGGCTCGACGACGCCTTCCTGCAGAAAGGATTGAGCAAGGCCGAGCAACGCACCCTGTCCGGGCTGATCGCGGATATGGCTCGCGACTTGCTCGACTTCAGCGACGACGCGCAACTGAAAGTCATCTACAACCGGCACGCCGCATCCGGCGACGACGACCGCGCAGCGGCCGATCGCGCACCGACGAAGCAAGCATCAGAGCCGACACCCGCTGCTGAACCCGCGGACGATCTCGACACGCTGTCTCCCGACGAACTTGTCGAGCGCATGCAAGCCGAACTGGACGAGCAGTTCAGGCGCGACATGGCCGACCACGAGGCCCGCGAAGCACAGCGCGCGAAGCGCAAGAAAGCACCCCGGCAATCGGCCGCGGCGGCCAAACGCGAAGCCGAGCAGGCCGAATCGAGCAAGTCGATCCGCGAGGTCTATCGCAAGCTCGCGAGCGCGCTGCACCCCGATCGCGCAACCGATCCGCAGGAGCAGGACCGCAAGACCGTGCTGATGCAGCGGGTCAACCAAGCATATGCGAAGGGCAATCTCCTGCAACTGCTGGAACTGCAACTGGAGATCGAGCAGATCGACCGGCGCGCGATCGCCGGCCTCGGCGAAGACCGGTTGACGCGCTACAACGGCATCCTGGAGGAACAGATCCGCGAGCTGGATCAGGAGATCCTGCACGTCGAGACCGGTTTCCGGCGGACTTACGGCATCGCGTCGTCCGTCAAGCTGGCGCCCGATACCGTCGTCCGCATGCTCACGCGCGACATAACCGGCATGCAGCGCAGCAACCACGACCTGACCGTGGCGCTGCGCGAGTTCGACGATCCGGAAAAGGTCAGGGACTGGCTGAAAGACATGAAGCGCCGGCCGGCGTCCTCCCGCTTCGACGACGATCCGTTCTAA
- a CDS encoding pectin acetylesterase-family hydrolase, with product MSPARSLLRVAVATLLGCAAPNGHAADTTMPDPSIPYYSWYEVTLPESTGASCGNGTPMRFYVNRAQSDNLLYMMEPGGACWNYGTCTQTSTGAEAGLGGFNPDGIPHNYMNGTANESLLSSFLSPLLTRMDLAHILVGEPKVETQQWTQVFVPYCTGDIHMGSAVRNYTSPTGDWRIQHYSGLKNIQAVAQWLTSHGFGKPNRLLVYGMSAGGYGTLANYATLRNTLQPQAHSSLLDDAGTVFNTPFDADAATHPSVGLYDKVRTEWGMTGPDGMITVNSRLTSRFDPGNMGSAYAALSATFPHDRFGFSSYQRDKIIAAYHYRAFVPAVIAAPDDATKDTLSLAMFAQELDGLKQTLNPLPNFGYFMPWARNDFIDNHQVTAVSFTGSGIHENGTDADIGTFVDNLLNQQDPADTPVMKAFRTQRWSDFTFSTFLAWIDSVFNLTGEAGPISGHRA from the coding sequence ATGTCACCAGCACGAAGCCTGCTGCGCGTCGCCGTCGCCACGCTGCTCGGTTGCGCCGCACCGAACGGCCATGCGGCCGATACGACGATGCCGGACCCGTCGATTCCCTATTATTCGTGGTACGAAGTGACGTTGCCGGAGAGTACCGGCGCGTCGTGCGGCAACGGCACGCCGATGCGCTTCTACGTCAATCGCGCGCAGTCGGACAACCTGCTGTACATGATGGAGCCGGGCGGCGCGTGCTGGAACTACGGCACCTGCACGCAGACATCGACCGGCGCCGAGGCCGGCCTCGGCGGCTTCAATCCGGACGGCATCCCGCACAACTACATGAACGGCACCGCGAACGAGAGCCTGCTGTCGTCGTTCCTGTCGCCGCTGCTGACGCGCATGGATCTCGCGCACATCCTGGTCGGCGAACCGAAGGTCGAGACGCAGCAGTGGACACAGGTTTTCGTTCCCTATTGCACCGGAGATATCCACATGGGCAGCGCGGTGCGCAACTACACGTCGCCGACAGGCGACTGGCGCATCCAGCACTACAGCGGGCTGAAGAACATCCAGGCCGTCGCGCAATGGCTGACGTCGCACGGCTTCGGCAAGCCGAACCGGCTGCTCGTGTACGGGATGAGCGCCGGCGGCTACGGCACGCTCGCGAACTACGCGACGCTGCGCAACACGCTGCAGCCGCAGGCGCACAGCTCGCTGCTCGACGATGCCGGCACGGTGTTCAATACGCCGTTCGATGCGGATGCGGCCACGCATCCGTCGGTCGGCCTGTACGACAAGGTGCGCACCGAGTGGGGGATGACCGGCCCCGACGGGATGATCACCGTGAACAGCCGACTGACCAGCCGCTTCGATCCCGGCAACATGGGGAGTGCGTACGCGGCGCTGTCGGCGACCTTTCCGCACGACCGCTTCGGCTTCTCGAGCTACCAGCGCGACAAGATCATCGCCGCGTATCACTATCGCGCGTTCGTGCCGGCCGTGATCGCGGCGCCCGACGACGCGACGAAGGATACGCTGTCGCTCGCGATGTTCGCGCAGGAGCTGGACGGGCTGAAGCAGACGCTGAACCCGCTGCCGAACTTCGGCTACTTCATGCCGTGGGCGCGCAACGACTTCATCGACAATCACCAGGTGACGGCGGTCAGCTTCACCGGGTCGGGGATCCACGAGAACGGCACCGACGCCGATATCGGCACGTTCGTCGACAACCTGCTGAACCAGCAGGACCCGGCCGATACGCCGGTGATGAAGGCGTTCCGCACGCAGCGGTGGTCGGATTTCACGTTCTCGACGTTTCTCGCGTGGATCGACAGCGTGTTCAACCTGACCGGCGAGGCGGGGCCGATCTCGGGGCACCGGGCGTAA
- the plcR gene encoding phospholipase C accessory protein PlcR, whose protein sequence is MKNNSALWRRTGAIAAIGVAVAIWRYEAATPAEAASSGTPGAAASTQSVAADAFGTGAATPGPEERRLDVDALRRSLAGRLDADAEVQRIVAFARFRDEVAAYGDRRNSLPQAERSALARRILDELPDHVARNEIVPVQAEALSAALLTDTEADPATRGAAIRSMRAQWDAYAQQTVGPSPAQDPRYLAYEQQSRDVIRQVQASIADPDQQQTDIAQRLQALRVQLFDGASPSGAH, encoded by the coding sequence GTGAAGAACAACAGCGCACTCTGGCGGCGGACGGGCGCGATCGCGGCGATCGGCGTGGCCGTCGCGATCTGGCGATACGAAGCGGCGACGCCGGCCGAGGCCGCTTCATCCGGCACGCCGGGCGCGGCGGCGAGCACGCAGTCCGTCGCGGCCGATGCATTCGGTACCGGCGCCGCGACGCCCGGCCCCGAGGAGCGGCGGCTCGACGTCGACGCGTTGCGCCGCAGTCTCGCGGGGCGGCTCGACGCGGATGCCGAAGTGCAGCGCATCGTCGCGTTCGCGCGCTTCCGCGACGAAGTCGCCGCGTACGGCGATCGCCGCAACAGCCTGCCGCAAGCCGAGCGCAGCGCGCTCGCGCGCCGGATTCTCGACGAACTGCCCGACCACGTCGCGCGCAACGAGATCGTGCCCGTGCAGGCCGAAGCGCTCAGCGCGGCGCTGCTGACCGATACCGAAGCCGATCCGGCGACGCGCGGTGCGGCGATCCGGTCGATGCGCGCGCAATGGGATGCGTATGCGCAGCAGACGGTCGGCCCGTCGCCGGCGCAGGACCCGCGCTATCTCGCGTACGAACAGCAGAGCCGCGACGTGATCCGGCAGGTCCAGGCGAGCATTGCCGATCCCGACCAGCAGCAGACCGACATCGCGCAGCGCCTGCAGGCGCTGCGCGTCCAGCTGTTCGACGGCGCTTCACCGTCCGGCGCGCACTGA
- a CDS encoding amino acid deaminase/aldolase: MSRADIPHRAPAAVHDYPTYRDALAGRRLPAAFVDLDCLDANLADLKRRARGLPIRLATKSVRSRELIGAVLAAGPFMQGLLCYSAAEAAWLAAGGFDDIVVAYPTVEPDDLRAVAAQLRQGRSITLMVDDETQVDAIDRIARDERVTIPLAIDLDMSSSYPGLYFGMYRSPVRNAAGALALANRIGERQHVRLDGLMGYEGQIAGVADTEPGGGARNALVRHLKRRSAREINARRHAAVQALIAAGHTLRFVNGGGTGSFESTLGDASVTELAAGSGLYAPALFDHYAAFHAQPAAGFALPVVRIPQPGIVTCSGGGYIASGPAGKSRLPRPWLPAGCTLIGNEGAGEVQTPVRVPRGVAPAIGEPILFRHAKAGELCERFNTLLLIRGGRVVGDAPTYRGEGKSFF; this comes from the coding sequence ATGAGCCGTGCCGACATCCCGCATCGCGCGCCCGCCGCCGTCCACGACTATCCGACCTACCGCGACGCACTCGCGGGCCGCCGGCTTCCCGCCGCCTTCGTCGATCTCGATTGCCTCGACGCCAATCTCGCCGACCTGAAACGCCGCGCGCGCGGCCTGCCGATCCGGCTCGCGACGAAATCGGTACGCTCGCGCGAGCTGATCGGCGCGGTGCTGGCCGCCGGCCCGTTCATGCAGGGGCTGCTGTGCTATTCGGCTGCGGAAGCCGCGTGGCTCGCGGCGGGCGGCTTCGACGACATCGTCGTCGCGTATCCGACCGTCGAGCCCGACGACCTGCGCGCGGTGGCCGCGCAGCTCCGGCAGGGCCGCTCGATCACGCTGATGGTCGACGACGAAACGCAGGTCGATGCGATCGACCGCATCGCGCGCGACGAACGCGTGACGATCCCGCTCGCGATCGATCTCGACATGTCGTCGTCGTATCCGGGCCTGTACTTCGGCATGTACCGTTCGCCGGTGCGCAACGCGGCCGGCGCGCTCGCGCTCGCGAACCGCATCGGCGAGCGGCAGCACGTCCGGCTCGACGGGTTGATGGGCTACGAAGGACAGATCGCCGGCGTCGCCGACACCGAGCCGGGCGGCGGCGCACGCAACGCGCTGGTGCGTCACCTGAAACGGCGCTCGGCGCGCGAGATCAACGCGCGCCGCCACGCGGCCGTACAGGCGCTCATCGCGGCCGGCCACACGCTGCGCTTCGTGAACGGCGGCGGCACCGGCAGCTTCGAGAGCACGCTCGGCGACGCGTCGGTCACCGAACTCGCGGCCGGCTCCGGCCTTTACGCGCCCGCACTGTTCGATCACTACGCGGCGTTTCACGCGCAGCCGGCCGCCGGTTTCGCGCTGCCGGTCGTGCGGATTCCGCAGCCGGGCATCGTGACCTGCTCGGGCGGCGGTTACATCGCGTCCGGCCCGGCCGGCAAGAGCCGCCTGCCGCGGCCGTGGCTGCCGGCCGGCTGCACGCTGATCGGCAACGAAGGCGCGGGCGAAGTGCAGACGCCCGTGCGCGTGCCGCGCGGCGTCGCGCCGGCGATCGGCGAGCCGATCCTGTTCCGTCACGCGAAAGCCGGCGAGCTGTGCGAGCGCTTCAACACGCTGCTGCTGATCCGCGGCGGCCGTGTGGTCGGCGACGCGCCCACCTATCGCGGCGAAGGCAAGAGTTTCTTCTAG
- a CDS encoding D-arabinono-1,4-lactone oxidase, with product MWRNWSGYVCSPDATVSTPASRAALAAVLRDAAASGATVRAAGAGHSFSPLVQTDDVILSLDAMQGVIDVDRDRRVARVHAGTRLWALGPALAAHGLAMENLGDINVQSIAGATSTGTHGTGITLGNLSTQIDSLTFMCADGSEIRATADTHPELFAGGRIGLGALGVLTEIGLRLVPAFRLRLERGGMQLDDCLAQADALIARHRSFEFYWFPHTDTVLTKAWDMTDEPADTVHWASRASESFLENTVFGALCGLGKRVPSLCPALSRLCASTVSAGLHVDASYAMLSTVRRVRFNEMEWSVPAERGADALREIRAFIARRSFPLMFPIEYRWVRGDDIWLSPDYGRDSVRISVHQYRGMPFDAYFSGVQAICRNHGGRPHWGKVHALKAAELAACYPHWDDFLALRERMDPHGRFLTPYLRTLFGLPQHATATASAPAAPARRGAHPMHETARVEQDRPRSSQEAS from the coding sequence ATGTGGCGCAACTGGTCGGGATATGTCTGCAGTCCTGATGCAACCGTGTCGACGCCCGCGTCGCGCGCCGCGCTTGCGGCCGTGCTGCGCGATGCGGCCGCGTCCGGCGCGACCGTACGCGCGGCCGGCGCCGGTCACTCGTTCTCGCCGCTCGTGCAGACCGACGACGTGATCCTGTCGCTCGACGCGATGCAGGGCGTGATCGACGTCGATCGCGACCGGCGCGTCGCGCGCGTGCATGCCGGCACGCGGCTGTGGGCGCTGGGCCCCGCGCTCGCCGCGCACGGCCTCGCGATGGAGAACCTCGGCGACATCAACGTGCAGTCGATCGCCGGCGCGACCAGCACCGGCACGCACGGCACCGGCATCACGCTCGGCAACCTGTCGACGCAGATCGACAGCCTAACGTTCATGTGCGCGGACGGCAGCGAGATCCGCGCGACGGCCGATACGCATCCCGAACTGTTCGCGGGCGGCCGGATCGGGCTCGGCGCGCTCGGCGTGCTGACCGAGATCGGCCTGCGCCTCGTGCCCGCATTCCGGCTGCGCCTCGAGCGCGGCGGCATGCAGCTCGACGACTGCCTCGCGCAAGCGGACGCACTGATCGCCCGGCACCGCTCGTTCGAGTTCTACTGGTTCCCGCATACGGACACGGTGCTGACCAAGGCGTGGGACATGACCGACGAACCGGCCGATACCGTGCACTGGGCGAGCCGCGCGTCCGAGTCGTTCCTCGAGAACACCGTGTTCGGCGCACTGTGCGGGCTCGGCAAGCGGGTGCCGTCGCTGTGCCCCGCGCTGAGCCGGCTGTGCGCGTCAACCGTGTCGGCCGGCCTGCATGTGGACGCGAGCTACGCGATGCTGTCGACGGTGCGCCGCGTGCGCTTCAACGAAATGGAATGGTCGGTGCCGGCCGAACGCGGCGCCGACGCGCTGCGCGAAATCCGCGCGTTCATCGCGCGCCGCAGTTTCCCGCTGATGTTCCCGATCGAATACCGCTGGGTGCGTGGCGACGACATCTGGCTGAGCCCCGACTACGGGCGCGACAGCGTGCGCATCTCGGTGCACCAGTATCGCGGGATGCCGTTCGACGCGTACTTCTCGGGCGTGCAGGCGATCTGCCGCAATCACGGCGGGCGGCCGCACTGGGGCAAGGTGCATGCGCTGAAAGCCGCCGAACTCGCGGCATGCTATCCGCACTGGGACGATTTCCTCGCGCTGCGCGAACGGATGGACCCGCACGGCCGCTTCCTGACGCCGTACCTGCGCACGCTGTTCGGCCTGCCGCAACACGCAACCGCGACCGCATCCGCTCCCGCTGCGCCGGCCCGCCGAGGGGCCCACCCGATGCACGAAACGGCGCGCGTCGAGCAGGACCGGCCGCGATCCAGCCAGGAGGCCTCATGA